A genomic segment from Verrucomicrobiia bacterium encodes:
- the hemN gene encoding oxygen-independent coproporphyrinogen III oxidase has product MKTLNVDLDLVRKYNVAGPRYTSYPPATKFTDAVSWEQLSERIEANNRSTRDLSIYFHIPFCETLCWFCGCTTVITLNHDKGKAYVDYLEREVARMAPQLNSERKVVQLHFGGGSPTFLRPEEIRRLGAIIHRHFTFAPDIEASVEVDPRRLTRDHLAALREIGFNRASMGVQDFNPEVQKAIHRIQPREMTQQAIDWMRELGYKSINLDLIYGLPNQTPATFNETLDTVLEMKPDRLAVFSYAHVPWIKPAQKILQEKVLPTPESKLEVLKLVIERLTANDQYVYIGMDHFAKPEDELAVAQRNKELQRNFQGYSTRAGSDIYAFGMSSISQIPDAYWQNEKELPKYQEAVDAGRVPLHRAYFVTEEDNRRRETIMRVMCDLSLDFAAMSQKLGIDFEEHFASELAALAPFEADGLVRQIPGGLEVTDAGRLFIRNIAMSFDNTLAPAGERRHSKTI; this is encoded by the coding sequence ATGAAGACGTTGAACGTAGATCTCGATCTGGTGCGGAAATACAATGTGGCTGGCCCCCGCTACACGAGTTATCCGCCCGCGACGAAGTTCACCGATGCGGTGAGCTGGGAGCAGTTGTCGGAACGGATCGAGGCGAACAATCGTTCCACCCGCGACCTTTCCATTTACTTTCACATTCCGTTTTGCGAGACGCTCTGCTGGTTCTGCGGCTGCACGACAGTCATCACGCTCAATCACGACAAGGGCAAGGCGTATGTGGACTACCTCGAGCGTGAGGTGGCGCGCATGGCTCCGCAGCTGAATAGCGAACGGAAAGTCGTGCAACTGCACTTTGGCGGAGGATCACCGACGTTTCTCCGGCCAGAAGAAATCCGCCGGCTCGGTGCGATCATTCACAGGCACTTTACGTTTGCGCCCGACATTGAGGCCAGCGTGGAGGTCGATCCGCGGCGGCTCACGCGAGATCACCTTGCAGCGTTGCGGGAGATTGGATTCAACCGCGCTTCGATGGGCGTGCAGGATTTCAATCCCGAGGTGCAGAAGGCGATACACCGCATTCAACCGCGCGAGATGACGCAGCAGGCGATCGACTGGATGCGTGAGCTGGGTTACAAGTCGATCAATCTCGACTTGATCTACGGCCTGCCGAACCAGACTCCCGCGACGTTCAATGAGACCCTGGATACAGTGCTCGAGATGAAACCCGACCGGCTGGCAGTGTTCAGTTACGCGCATGTTCCATGGATCAAGCCCGCGCAGAAAATTCTCCAGGAAAAAGTGCTGCCGACGCCTGAATCAAAGCTCGAGGTTCTGAAACTCGTGATTGAGCGGCTGACCGCGAATGATCAGTACGTGTACATCGGGATGGATCATTTTGCCAAACCGGAGGATGAACTGGCCGTCGCGCAGCGGAACAAGGAGCTTCAACGCAATTTCCAGGGATACAGCACACGCGCGGGATCGGACATCTACGCCTTTGGCATGTCGAGCATCTCGCAGATTCCGGATGCGTACTGGCAGAACGAAAAGGAGCTGCCGAAATATCAGGAAGCGGTCGACGCGGGACGCGTGCCATTGCATCGTGCCTACTTCGTGACGGAGGAGGACAATCGCCGCCGTGAAACCATTATGCGCGTGATGTGCGATTTGTCGCTCGATTTCGCAGCGATGTCCCAAAAGCTCGGCATCGATTTTGAGGAACACTTTGCAAGCGAGCTGGCGGCGCTGGCGCCGTTTGAGGCGGACGGGTTGGTGAGGCAGATTCCAGGCGGTCTTGAGGTGACCGATGCGGGGCGCTTGTTCATCCGAAACATCGCGATGAGCTTCGACAATACACTGGCGCCTGCAGGCGAACGGCGGCATTCGAAGACCATTTGA
- the hemE gene encoding uroporphyrinogen decarboxylase, producing MMSNNAVESTDTAGGTLTSRQRFARACRCEPVDRPPMWLMRQAGRALPEYRKLKETHTFVELVQDPDLATEVTLQPIRRFGFDAAILFSDILVIPEAMGQAYRFRETGGVVMDFAVRNKADVDKLSVEQVCGRLSYVDKALRRLRTELGDDTALIGFSGSPWTLATFMIEGGSVPRYSRALAVLREDPRTYYALAEKLTMAVAEYLKMQIAAGVDALQLFDSHGGHLSVAEFDDVSGRWMREIIAELRRKHVKATPPVIVFSLGTHGSWHDLMATGANVLGVDWQTSLADVRKIVPERIALQGNLAPALLVEAAPDVVTRETQAVLEAMRGRNGHIFNLGHGLTPGATLENIQAVVDTVRKFR from the coding sequence ATGATGAGTAATAATGCAGTGGAATCAACGGACACGGCCGGCGGGACATTGACTTCCCGGCAGCGGTTTGCGCGCGCTTGCCGCTGCGAACCTGTGGATCGTCCGCCGATGTGGCTGATGCGGCAGGCGGGACGAGCGTTGCCCGAATACCGCAAGCTCAAGGAGACCCACACGTTCGTGGAACTCGTGCAGGATCCGGATCTGGCGACGGAGGTGACACTGCAGCCGATCCGCAGATTTGGCTTTGATGCGGCAATTCTCTTCAGCGACATCCTTGTGATACCCGAGGCAATGGGGCAGGCGTATCGTTTTCGGGAAACGGGCGGGGTGGTGATGGACTTTGCGGTGCGGAACAAGGCTGACGTGGACAAGCTTTCTGTCGAACAGGTGTGCGGGCGATTGAGTTATGTGGACAAGGCGCTGCGGCGGCTGCGCACGGAGCTCGGCGACGACACGGCGTTGATTGGTTTCTCCGGTTCACCGTGGACGCTCGCGACGTTCATGATTGAGGGCGGGAGCGTTCCGCGTTACAGCCGGGCGCTGGCTGTGTTGCGGGAGGATCCCAGGACCTATTACGCGCTTGCGGAGAAATTGACGATGGCGGTGGCCGAATACCTGAAGATGCAGATTGCCGCAGGCGTTGACGCCCTTCAATTGTTTGACAGCCACGGGGGGCATCTGAGCGTGGCGGAGTTCGATGACGTTTCGGGCCGCTGGATGCGCGAGATCATTGCCGAGTTGCGCAGGAAGCATGTCAAGGCTACGCCGCCTGTGATTGTTTTTTCACTCGGAACGCATGGCAGCTGGCACGATTTGATGGCGACCGGCGCGAACGTGCTGGGAGTGGATTGGCAGACATCGCTTGCCGACGTGCGGAAGATCGTTCCAGAGCGGATTGCGTTGCAGGGAAATTTGGCGCCGGCATTGCTTGTCGAGGCGGCGCCGGATGTGGTCACACGCGAGACCCAGGCTGTGCTCGAGGCGATGCGCGGGCGGAACGGACACATTTTCAACCTGGGCCACGGTTTGACCCCAGGGGCTACGCTGGAGAATATTCAGGCAGTCGTGGACACTGTGCGGAAGTTTCGATGA
- a CDS encoding ATP-dependent DNA ligase, giving the protein MALPLKIPFAPMEALSVDVIPEGDDWQYEPKWDGFRCLVFRDGDDVYLQSKSGQPLARYFPELVDIFSRLPARTFILDGEIAVPVEGRFSFDALLQRIHPAESRIRKLAAITPALFVAFDLLAENSTRSMAAEPLRVRRAALESFVARHFKQESLHLSPATTRIAQARRWLEKAGGDLDGIIAKRLDLEYRSGDRSGMQKVKNHRSADCVIGGFRYAEKTVGGTRVVGSLLLGLYDDDDLLHHVGFCSGLKANERMELTERLEKLIEAPGFTGQAPGGPSRWSTKRSSEWQPLKPRLVVEVSYDHFTGGRFRHGTSLLRWRPDKKPAQCRMEQIQQAGSAPLKLLRGKLAA; this is encoded by the coding sequence ATGGCGCTGCCATTGAAGATTCCGTTCGCCCCGATGGAGGCGCTGTCGGTCGACGTCATTCCGGAAGGCGATGACTGGCAATACGAACCGAAATGGGATGGCTTTCGCTGCCTGGTCTTTCGCGACGGCGACGACGTTTATCTGCAATCGAAGTCCGGCCAGCCGCTCGCGCGCTACTTTCCTGAACTGGTTGACATCTTCAGCCGCCTGCCAGCACGCACGTTCATCCTGGATGGCGAAATAGCCGTCCCTGTTGAGGGACGATTCTCCTTCGATGCGCTGCTCCAAAGAATTCACCCCGCGGAAAGCCGCATCCGCAAACTGGCCGCCATAACGCCAGCGTTGTTCGTCGCCTTCGACCTCCTCGCGGAAAACAGCACCCGATCAATGGCCGCCGAACCGCTCCGCGTGCGGCGCGCCGCGCTCGAATCGTTCGTGGCGCGCCACTTCAAACAGGAGTCACTGCACCTCTCACCCGCAACCACGCGAATCGCACAAGCGCGGCGATGGCTTGAAAAGGCTGGAGGAGATCTGGATGGAATCATCGCAAAACGTCTCGACCTCGAATACCGCTCCGGCGACCGCTCGGGAATGCAGAAGGTGAAAAATCATCGCTCGGCTGACTGCGTTATCGGCGGGTTCCGATACGCCGAGAAAACCGTCGGCGGCACGCGCGTCGTCGGATCGTTGCTTCTCGGCCTCTACGATGACGATGACCTCTTGCATCACGTCGGATTCTGTTCCGGGTTGAAAGCGAACGAACGGATGGAATTGACTGAACGCCTGGAAAAACTGATCGAAGCGCCGGGATTTACGGGACAGGCGCCGGGCGGCCCCAGTCGTTGGAGCACGAAGCGATCGTCGGAATGGCAGCCGTTGAAACCCAGGCTCGTTGTGGAGGTCAGCTATGATCACTTCACGGGCGGGCGCTTTCGCCATGGCACCAGCCTCTTGCGCTGGCGGCCGGACAAGAAACCGGCGCAGTGCAGGATGGAACAAATTCAACAGGCGGGAAGCGCGCCACTGAAGCTGTTGCGAGGCAAGCTCGCGGCGTGA
- a CDS encoding glycoside hydrolase family 43 protein, which yields MNFVGVVRAWIFWQALVAVSFAGTFTNPIITPGADPWVIQHGDTYYLSQSRGGRGIFITSASTPAALGTQPWSRVWSPPPGTNYSKELWAPELHYLDGSWFVYFAADDGDNANHRMFVLEGTSQNPLESFRFRGELKLPGNRWAIDGTVLTISNQMYFVWSGWEGTENVEQRLYIAFMSDPCQVTGNRVCISRPEHDWERRGNPWVNEGPQALWNSNRLFIIYSASGSWGDDYCLGQLTFTGGDPMRAESWIKKPVPVFSRTDKVFGPGHASFVKSPDGSEDWIAYHAAQERGSGWRRNIRIQPFQWHADGAPDFGEPIAPGVPLAQPGNAFELQSLTPSTDRVLVEQ from the coding sequence GTGAATTTTGTCGGTGTTGTTCGTGCCTGGATTTTCTGGCAAGCGCTGGTTGCGGTCAGCTTCGCTGGAACGTTTACCAATCCCATCATCACGCCAGGAGCTGATCCCTGGGTGATCCAGCATGGTGACACTTACTACCTGAGCCAAAGCCGTGGCGGCCGCGGAATTTTCATCACAAGCGCCAGCACGCCCGCTGCTTTGGGCACGCAGCCATGGTCTCGCGTCTGGTCCCCTCCCCCAGGCACGAATTATTCCAAGGAACTCTGGGCTCCGGAACTTCATTATCTTGACGGCTCCTGGTTCGTGTACTTCGCCGCGGACGATGGCGACAATGCGAATCATCGCATGTTCGTGCTGGAAGGAACGTCGCAGAACCCGCTCGAATCATTCCGTTTTAGGGGCGAACTGAAACTGCCGGGTAATCGCTGGGCGATTGACGGAACTGTTCTCACCATCAGCAATCAAATGTATTTTGTCTGGTCCGGTTGGGAGGGAACCGAGAATGTCGAGCAACGCCTCTACATCGCATTCATGTCCGATCCCTGCCAGGTGACAGGCAATCGCGTTTGCATTTCGCGCCCGGAACACGATTGGGAGCGGCGCGGAAATCCGTGGGTGAACGAAGGCCCGCAAGCGCTCTGGAACAGCAACCGCCTTTTCATCATTTATTCCGCCAGCGGCAGTTGGGGTGACGACTATTGCCTCGGACAATTGACGTTCACAGGCGGCGATCCAATGCGGGCGGAATCGTGGATCAAAAAACCCGTTCCCGTGTTTTCGCGAACGGACAAGGTCTTCGGCCCGGGCCACGCTTCTTTTGTGAAATCGCCGGACGGTTCAGAAGACTGGATCGCCTACCATGCCGCGCAGGAACGCGGATCCGGATGGCGTCGCAACATTCGGATCCAGCCCTTTCAATGGCATGCAGATGGGGCGCCGGATTTTGGCGAACCCATCGCACCCGGCGTTCCCCTCGCCCAACCTGGCAACGCCTTCGAATTGCAGTCCTTGACGCCATCTACCGATCGTGTGCTCGTGGAACAGTAA
- a CDS encoding lysophospholipid acyltransferase family protein, with translation MSYSLLYRVMRGVLSVALGFYFRRIERFHPQRVPEKGPVLFTSNHPNSLTDSWIIGATVARKVNFVATVQLFRFKAVKWFLLRCGVIPINRAKDDPRGMRSVTDTFESCYRVLERGEAVGIFPEGVTYDDSRLREVKSGAARMALELEHRHGGKLGLKIVPVGLTYSAKELYRSDVLAHFGEAILIGPFLEGYAERRKECINRLTGEIERQIQALILHIPQLEQTRVVEGVKRLYFERLQLGNQIREEAISPRSEELLLSQRITSAVDEVFRLQPGRAARFAARLAFYERWLVRLRISDETLALFPNRDRLIARSAFWSCVAILGTPIALYGWLHRIVPHLIIEWAVQRFASSDKRKAQTSTTKILGGILVYSAFFLFYASLVHAVAGLPASFWYLLSLPPASLLAFYHSRELRRLKAALRTTWVLFRAPFAARRLAALRNELIGEIESVHSARAQAAMPQQ, from the coding sequence ATGAGCTATTCGCTTCTTTATCGCGTGATGCGTGGAGTGCTGAGCGTGGCACTAGGTTTTTACTTTCGCCGCATCGAGCGGTTTCATCCCCAGCGCGTGCCGGAAAAGGGCCCGGTTCTGTTCACGTCGAACCATCCGAATTCCCTCACCGATTCCTGGATCATTGGCGCCACTGTCGCGAGAAAGGTGAATTTTGTCGCGACGGTTCAGTTATTTCGCTTCAAGGCCGTGAAGTGGTTTCTGTTGCGCTGCGGCGTGATCCCGATCAACCGGGCAAAGGACGATCCGCGGGGAATGCGCAGCGTGACCGACACGTTTGAATCGTGCTATCGGGTGCTGGAACGCGGGGAGGCCGTGGGAATTTTTCCGGAGGGCGTGACTTATGACGACTCCCGCCTGCGCGAAGTCAAAAGCGGCGCGGCCAGGATGGCGCTGGAATTGGAACATCGCCACGGCGGGAAGTTGGGCCTGAAGATTGTTCCCGTGGGCCTGACCTATTCTGCCAAAGAGCTGTATCGCAGCGATGTCCTCGCACACTTCGGCGAAGCCATCCTGATCGGGCCGTTTCTCGAGGGGTATGCAGAACGCCGGAAGGAATGCATCAATCGGTTGACTGGGGAAATCGAGAGGCAGATTCAGGCGTTGATCCTGCACATTCCACAACTGGAACAGACGCGCGTTGTCGAAGGCGTGAAGCGCCTTTACTTTGAACGGCTGCAGCTCGGGAACCAGATTCGGGAGGAGGCGATATCGCCGCGGAGCGAGGAATTGCTTCTCTCGCAGCGCATCACATCTGCAGTGGACGAGGTGTTCCGACTTCAACCAGGGCGCGCGGCGCGCTTTGCTGCGCGGCTGGCATTCTACGAACGCTGGCTGGTGCGCTTGAGGATTTCGGATGAGACACTGGCGTTGTTCCCAAACCGCGACCGTCTGATTGCGCGCAGCGCCTTCTGGAGCTGTGTTGCAATCCTGGGAACGCCCATCGCGCTTTATGGCTGGCTGCATCGGATCGTGCCCCATTTGATCATCGAATGGGCAGTGCAGCGTTTCGCCAGTTCTGACAAGCGCAAGGCACAAACTTCCACGACGAAGATCCTCGGAGGAATCCTGGTCTACTCGGCTTTCTTTCTTTTTTATGCCTCGCTTGTCCACGCCGTTGCTGGCCTGCCGGCAAGCTTCTGGTATTTGCTGTCATTGCCGCCCGCATCTCTGCTTGCGTTTTATCATTCGCGCGAACTGCGGCGCCTCAAGGCTGCCCTGAGAACGACGTGGGTGCTGTTCCGCGCGCCCTTTGCCGCAAGGCGCCTGGCCGCGCTTCGCAACGAGCTGATTGGCGAAATCGAATCGGTTCATTCCGCGCGCGCACAGGCGGCAATGCCTCAGCAGTGA
- a CDS encoding RluA family pseudouridine synthase has translation MAKPNYIELATGERIAILYEDRAVMAIDKPRGWMLVPFSWQKTDRNLQAALTSSIAAKDFWARSRNLKFIRFVHRLDAETTGILLLAKSLGAVDTYGNLFEGRKMEKVYLAVVEGVPAQPEWICRAKIAPDPEQHGRMKVDARGGKESETAFRLLQTVGNWSLVEARPYTGRTHQIRLHLLEAGLPIVGDAMYGTDRNPRKGLGLRAVELAFNDPFNRQRIHIRAPSEAFMAEYGFAVPARERPAAAQPQERLLADGGKSAREKGQPT, from the coding sequence GTGGCGAAACCGAATTACATCGAGCTGGCGACGGGCGAACGCATTGCGATCCTTTATGAGGATCGGGCGGTCATGGCCATCGACAAGCCGCGCGGCTGGATGCTCGTGCCCTTCTCGTGGCAAAAAACCGACCGCAATCTGCAGGCGGCGCTCACGTCATCGATAGCCGCCAAGGATTTTTGGGCGCGATCGCGGAACCTGAAGTTCATCCGGTTCGTGCATCGGTTGGACGCGGAGACGACGGGAATTCTGTTGCTGGCGAAAAGCCTCGGGGCGGTCGACACGTACGGGAATCTTTTTGAGGGACGGAAAATGGAGAAGGTGTATCTCGCCGTTGTCGAGGGCGTGCCGGCCCAGCCTGAATGGATTTGCCGGGCGAAGATCGCTCCCGACCCGGAACAGCACGGCAGGATGAAAGTGGATGCGCGTGGAGGGAAGGAATCAGAAACAGCGTTTCGATTGCTTCAAACTGTCGGCAACTGGTCGCTGGTGGAGGCGCGTCCCTACACCGGCCGGACGCATCAGATTCGCCTACATCTCCTCGAAGCCGGCCTGCCCATTGTGGGCGACGCTATGTATGGAACGGATCGCAATCCAAGGAAGGGTCTTGGGTTGCGTGCGGTTGAGCTGGCGTTCAACGACCCCTTCAATCGGCAGCGGATTCACATTCGCGCTCCTTCCGAGGCTTTCATGGCGGAATACGGTTTCGCGGTTCCCGCGCGTGAACGCCCGGCGGCCGCGCAGCCGCAGGAGCGCCTGCTGGCGGATGGGGGAAAGAGCGCGAGGGAAAAGGGGCAACCGACGTAA